The Calidithermus timidus DSM 17022 nucleotide sequence GAGGTAGGCCTTGGCCTCGGCCACCGCCTCGGCCAGGGGTTTGCCCAAGGCCAAGAGGGCGGTGATGGCGGCGGAAAGGGTGCAGCCCGTGCCGTGGGTGTTGCGGGTGGCGACCCTGGGGGCGCTAAAGGCCCGCACCCCTTCCCGGGTGGCGAGGAGGTCCACCGCCTCCTCCCCCTCCAGGTGCCCCCCCTTGAGGAGCACGGCCCTAGGTCCTAGCGCCAAAAGGGCCAAAGCTGCCTCCTCCGCTTCCTCAAGGGTGCGGATGGGGCGGCCCAGGAGGGCCTCGGCCTCGAGGCGGTTCGGGGTGATGAGGTCGGTCAAGGGGAAAAGCCTCTCCTTTAGAGCCGCCACCGCCTCGGGGGCCAGGAGGGGGTCCCCGCCCTTGGCCACCATCACCGGATCCACCACCAAGGGGGCGATCCCGTGGCGCCTTATCCCTGCGGCCACCGCCTCTACGATCTCGGCGCTGCCCAGGGCCCCGGTTTTGGCCGCGTGAACGGGTAGGTCCTCGGCCACGCTCCGAATCTGCTGGTAGACCAGGCTCGGGGGAAGGAGGTGGAGGCGCTCTACCCCCAGGGTGTTCTGGGCGGTCACCAGGGTGAGGGCGCTCGTACCGTAGAGCCCGAAGCGGAAGAAGACCTTGAGGTCCGCCTGCACCCCTGCCCCGCCCCCAGAGTCCGAACCGGCGATGGTCAGGGCCACCCTCATGCCACCGGCAGCTCCAGACGCTCCTTGCCCCTGAGCACCGCCTCCACCAGGTTCATGGGGCAAAAGGGGCCGCACATGCTGCAGGCCTTGGTGCGGGAGCCCCGCTCCTCCTTAAGCCGCCGCGCCTCCTCGGGGAAAAGACAGAGGGCAAACTGGGCTTCCCAGTCCAGGCGGTAGCGGGCCTCGGACATGCGCCGGTTCCGCTGTAGGGCTTGGGGATTCCCCCGGGCCACATCCGCGGCGTGGGCCGCGATCTTGAAGGCGATGACCCCCTCCTTCACGTACCCGGCGGTGGGCAGGCCCAGGTGCTCCGCGGGGGTCAGGTAGCAGAGCATGTCCGCCCCCATCCAACCCGCCAAGGCCCCGCCGATGGCCCCGGCGATGTGGTCAAAACCGGCGGCGGTGTCCACGGGCAGCATGCCCAGGATGTAGAAGGGCGCATAGCCCGTGAGCTTCTTCTGGATCTGGACGTTGGTGGCCACCTCGTTCAGGGGAATGTGCCCCGGACCCTCCACCATGGCCTGGACCCCGGCCCGCCTGGCCCTTTCCACCAGCTCGCCGATGGTGAGGAGCTCGGCGATCTGGGCCCGGTCGGTGCTATCGGCCAACGAACCCGGCCGCAGGCCATCCCCCAGGGAAAGGGTCATGTCGTAGGTGCGGGCGATGTCCAGAAGGTCGTCAAAACGGGCATAGAGGGGGTTTTCCTCCCCCCGGTGGAGCATCCAGGCGGCCATAAGCCCCCCGCCCCGGCTCACGATGCCCGTGGTGCGGGGGCTATGCCGGTACACCTCCAGGTTCTTCAGGGTCACTCCCACGTGGACGGTGATGTAGTCCACCCCCTCCTTCCCGTGCTCCTCTATGACCTGGAAAAGCTCGCCTGCCGACAGGTCAAAGAAGTTCTTGCGCCTGGCCGCCCTAAACTCCGCCTCGTAGATGGGCACGGTGCCCAAGGGAACACTGGCCACCTCGAGGATGCGCCGCCGAATCTCCTTCAGATCCCCCCCGGTGGAGAGGTCCATGAGGGTGTCCGCCCCATAGCGGATGGCTACCCTGGCCTTCTCCACCTCGGCCTCCAGGTCCACGTAATCGTAGGAGGTGCCCAGGTTGGCGTTCACCTTGACGCCCAAACCCTCCCCGATGCCCTTGAAGTCGGTGAGGGTGCGGTGGTTGGGGTTCCGGGGAATCACGATCCTCCCCCGGGCCACCCCTTCCCGCACGAACTCGGGGGAAACCCCCTCTCGCTCTGCCACGTAGGCCATTTCCTCGGTGACGATGCCCTTCCTCGCCGCCTCCAGCTGCGTCATCCCTCCACCCCCATGAGCTGCAAAAGCCGCTTCGCCGTCCAGGGCGCGAGGAGGACGCCGTTCCTACCGTGGCCCGTGGCCGCGTAGACGCCCTCCCCCACCTCCCCCACAAAAACCTCCCCCAGGGGCCGGTAGCCGAAGACCACCCCCCGGAAGCGGGACCCTCCCAAAGCGGGGAACCGCTCGTGGGCGTAATCCGCAAGCCACCTCAGCCCAAAGAGGTCCACACCCTCTTGCCACTCCTCCCTCCCCGTGGCCCCCAGGTAAACCCCACCCTCCCGGGGCAGGAGGTAGCCTTCCCCGGCGAAAAGGGGGGCGGGTGGGGAGGGGCCTTCCAGGAGAAGGGCCTCCCCCTTGAGGGGGCGCACCCCGAGACCGAACCGCTCCCCCCAGGCCCCCACGGCCAGGAGGATGCGCCGGGCCCGTACCTCCCCCTCGGCGAGGAGGACCTTTCCCTCCCCAACCCCCGTGGCCTCGGCCTTCAGGTAAGGAACCCCCATGCCCCTCAGGACCCCAAGGAGGGCCTCCCTTAGGGCCTTAGGGTGCACGTACCCTCCAGGAAAGGCCCTGGCCCCCAGGCCCCCCCGCACCGGGTAGGGTAGGGGGGCCTCGGCCTCCCAGGCCTCCTTCTCCCCCGGGGTTAGCGCGGCCACGTAGGTGCCGGAAAAACCCGCCTCCACGGGGAAGCCCTTTTCCCCCAACTCGGCCACGAGGTCTCGGTAATGGGTAAGGGCCAAGAGGCCCGCCTGTAAGAGCTCCCCTGAAAGCCCCTCGGGGTAGGGGGCCAGCATGCCGGCGCTGGCCAGGGTGGCGGCCCCGGGCTTTTCCGCATCCAGGAGGAGGACCTCGAGGCCCCGCTTGGCCAGCTCATAGGCCGTAAGGGCCCCGATGATCCCCGCCCCCACCACGGCCACCTCGGCCCTCACCCCTCCCTCCCCAAGGGAACGCCGGTCGTGGGACTGGATGGGCTTGCCCCTTCCCTCGGCCGCATGGGCCCCGCCAGAAAGGCCTTCCTTCCCGCCTCCACCGCCAGCCTAAAGGCCTCGGCCATGGCCGGGGGATCCTCCGCCTCGGCGATGGCGGTGTTGACCAGCACGGCATCCAACCCCAGCTCCATGACCTCCGCCGCGTGGGAAGGGAGGCCCAGTCCCGCATCCACCACCACCGGGGGCAAAGCCGTCCTTTCCCGAGCGAAAAGCTCTAGAAGGGCCCGGGTCCGCACCCCCCAGCCCGAACCGATGGGGGCGGCCAGGGGCATCACCGTGGCCGTGCCCAAAGCGGCCAGGCGCCGGGCCAGGACCAGGTCGGGGGCCATGTAGGGTAAGACGACAAAACCTTCCTGCAACAGGATCTCCGCCGCCTTTAGGGTCTCCAGGGGGTCGGGGAGGAGGTAGGTGGGGTCAGGGATCACCTCCAGCTTCACCCAGTCGCTCCCTGTGATGGCCCGCCCCAGCCGGGCCAGGCGCAAAGCCTCGACGGCCGTGCGGGCTCCGGCGGTGTTGGGGAGCACCCGGTAGCGCTGCCAGTCCAGCGCCTCCAGCAGGCCCTGGTGCCCCGCCGCCCCCACCTCGACGCGCCGGATCGAGACGGTCACCACCTCGGCCCCGGCGGCCTCGAGCGCCTCCTGCATCAGCGCGAAGTCGCGGTACTTGCCCGTGCCCACGAACAGGCGGCCCCTCAGGCGCTGACCTGCGATCACCAGCTCACTCACGGCTAGCCCCCCTGCATCATGGCCACGACCTCCACCACGTCCCCCGCCGCCAGGGGGCGGTTGGGCCAGCGGCCTTTGACCCAGATTTCGTCGTTGAGCATCACGGCGACCGCCTCGAGGCTTATTCCCCGCTGGCCGCACACGGCCTCGACGACCTCGCTCAGGCTCTTTCCCTCGGCCTCCACGGCCTTGCCGTTAATCCAGACCATCCAGCCACCTCCGCATGCGCGCGGCGACCTGCTGGGGATGAGGGGCGTCCAGGATGGCCCGCACCACCGCTACCCGTCGGGCTCCAGCCTCCAGCACCTTGGGTAGGGTGTGCTCGTCGATGCCCCCGATGGCAAACCAGGGCACCCGAAGGTTTTGCGCCGCCCACCGCACGTACGCCAGGCCCGTGGCAGGCCGCCCGGGTTTGGTGGGGGTTTCCCAAACCGGCCCCACCGAAAGATAGCCCTCACTCCCCTCGAGCGCGGCCTGCTCCCGCAGGGCCTGCTCAGCTGCGTGGGTGCTGCGACCAATCCAGCCCGCGAAGAAGCGCCGAGCCTGGGCCACGCTCAGGTCCCCCTGTCCCAGGTGCACCCCCTCGGCTTCCAGTACGGTGGCGAGGTCGGGGCGGTCGTTGATCACCAGCGGCACCCGGTAACGCCCGCACAGCTCCCGCAGCTTTTCACCGAGCTCGAGGATAGCCTGGGCCTCGAGGTCCTTGGCCCGCAGCTGCAGCAGTTCGACCCCGCCGTCCAGGGCGGCCTCGAGGCGGCCCAGCAACTCCGCCTCCGGCTGGCCGGGTCGGGGGCTCGCGACCAGATACAGCTTTCCTAACAAAAAACCACCTCCTGGACCGGCGAAGGGCCAGGAGGAATGGGGTATATGTTGGGTTGGAAAGATTTCTCCATGGGCTTCCCTCCGCCGGTACTAACCGGATCAGGTTCCAAGGGTTACAGGGGTCACCCTGTTCTCAGCCCCCGCGGGGGCACCCCTAGCCGATCAGATCAACGTTATCAGGCCGTCAACACCCCCGTCAAGGATGGCAACCCTGTAACCAGCAAGAGTTTCACCCGAGCTGCTGTGTGTTATAAGTAAACCAGCGGCCATTCGAGGAGGTTGCGCATGGAAATGGTCTTTTGGTTCGGTGGAATTCTCGGAGCGCTCCTGTTCCTCGTCAGCCTGCTCACGCTCTCGCGCAATCCCAGGGTGGGGGCGGTGCTCCTGTTGATCGGGCTGGCCCTGGGTTCGCTGCTGATCCCCTCGCTGGGCCTGTGGCGTCAAGGCCAGGCCTATTTGATCGTGGGCCTGGCGGGGGTGGGTCTTTTCCTGCTGGCGCTGTTTCTGCCCTCGAGGGTGCGGGGAAAAATGACCACCATGTTCGTGGGTCTGGTGCTGGCTTTGTTTTTGTTTCCCGCTCTCAACGTCGCCCAGCCCTGGAACACCAACCCGGTGGCCTTGCTCGAGAACCCCCCCGCCACCGCGACAGAACCCCAGACCCCGCCCCCCACGCAGCCCACTCTCACCGAGCCGCCCGCGCCAGCCCCTCAAACCCCTGCCCAAACCCCGCAGACCTCACCGCCCACCGACGAAACCTCCGCCCCTGAGCCCACGATGCCGCAAGAGCGGGTGGGGGTGGTCAGCAGCGACGCGCTGTGCCCCTGCTTGCTCAAGGTGGTCACGGGGATTGAGGGTGCCCAGGTCGAGCTGAGCCGCGCTGGCCTCGCGGTCGACACCCGGAGCGGGGCGGAGGTGGTGTTTCAGGGGCTCGAGGCCGGCGAATACACCCTTCGCATCGAGGCCGCCGGGTACCAGCCCTTCGAGTTCCAACTTCAGCTGCGC carries:
- the thiD gene encoding bifunctional hydroxymethylpyrimidine kinase/phosphomethylpyrimidine kinase, producing MRVALTIAGSDSGGGAGVQADLKVFFRFGLYGTSALTLVTAQNTLGVERLHLLPPSLVYQQIRSVAEDLPVHAAKTGALGSAEIVEAVAAGIRRHGIAPLVVDPVMVAKGGDPLLAPEAVAALKERLFPLTDLITPNRLEAEALLGRPIRTLEEAEEAALALLALGPRAVLLKGGHLEGEEAVDLLATREGVRAFSAPRVATRNTHGTGCTLSAAITALLALGKPLAEAVAEAKAYLTRALRSAPPLGQGHGPLNHFA
- the thiC gene encoding phosphomethylpyrimidine synthase ThiC; protein product: MTQLEAARKGIVTEEMAYVAEREGVSPEFVREGVARGRIVIPRNPNHRTLTDFKGIGEGLGVKVNANLGTSYDYVDLEAEVEKARVAIRYGADTLMDLSTGGDLKEIRRRILEVASVPLGTVPIYEAEFRAARRKNFFDLSAGELFQVIEEHGKEGVDYITVHVGVTLKNLEVYRHSPRTTGIVSRGGGLMAAWMLHRGEENPLYARFDDLLDIARTYDMTLSLGDGLRPGSLADSTDRAQIAELLTIGELVERARRAGVQAMVEGPGHIPLNEVATNVQIQKKLTGYAPFYILGMLPVDTAAGFDHIAGAIGGALAGWMGADMLCYLTPAEHLGLPTAGYVKEGVIAFKIAAHAADVARGNPQALQRNRRMSEARYRLDWEAQFALCLFPEEARRLKEERGSRTKACSMCGPFCPMNLVEAVLRGKERLELPVA
- a CDS encoding NAD(P)/FAD-dependent oxidoreductase; amino-acid sequence: MRAEVAVVGAGIIGALTAYELAKRGLEVLLLDAEKPGAATLASAGMLAPYPEGLSGELLQAGLLALTHYRDLVAELGEKGFPVEAGFSGTYVAALTPGEKEAWEAEAPLPYPVRGGLGARAFPGGYVHPKALREALLGVLRGMGVPYLKAEATGVGEGKVLLAEGEVRARRILLAVGAWGERFGLGVRPLKGEALLLEGPSPPAPLFAGEGYLLPREGGVYLGATGREEWQEGVDLFGLRWLADYAHERFPALGGSRFRGVVFGYRPLGEVFVGEVGEGVYAATGHGRNGVLLAPWTAKRLLQLMGVEG
- a CDS encoding thiazole synthase — its product is MSELVIAGQRLRGRLFVGTGKYRDFALMQEALEAAGAEVVTVSIRRVEVGAAGHQGLLEALDWQRYRVLPNTAGARTAVEALRLARLGRAITGSDWVKLEVIPDPTYLLPDPLETLKAAEILLQEGFVVLPYMAPDLVLARRLAALGTATVMPLAAPIGSGWGVRTRALLELFARERTALPPVVVDAGLGLPSHAAEVMELGLDAVLVNTAIAEAEDPPAMAEAFRLAVEAGRKAFLAGPMRPREGASPSSPTTGVPLGREG
- the thiS gene encoding sulfur carrier protein ThiS, whose amino-acid sequence is MVWINGKAVEAEGKSLSEVVEAVCGQRGISLEAVAVMLNDEIWVKGRWPNRPLAAGDVVEVVAMMQGG
- the thiE gene encoding thiamine phosphate synthase codes for the protein MLGKLYLVASPRPGQPEAELLGRLEAALDGGVELLQLRAKDLEAQAILELGEKLRELCGRYRVPLVINDRPDLATVLEAEGVHLGQGDLSVAQARRFFAGWIGRSTHAAEQALREQAALEGSEGYLSVGPVWETPTKPGRPATGLAYVRWAAQNLRVPWFAIGGIDEHTLPKVLEAGARRVAVVRAILDAPHPQQVAARMRRWLDGLD
- a CDS encoding carboxypeptidase-like regulatory domain-containing protein is translated as MEMVFWFGGILGALLFLVSLLTLSRNPRVGAVLLLIGLALGSLLIPSLGLWRQGQAYLIVGLAGVGLFLLALFLPSRVRGKMTTMFVGLVLALFLFPALNVAQPWNTNPVALLENPPATATEPQTPPPTQPTLTEPPAPAPQTPAQTPQTSPPTDETSAPEPTMPQERVGVVSSDALCPCLLKVVTGIEGAQVELSRAGLAVDTRSGAEVVFQGLEAGEYTLRIEAAGYQPFEFQLQLRNNRELTVYLLKRQ